The Geobacillus stearothermophilus ATCC 12980 genome contains a region encoding:
- the ssb gene encoding single-stranded DNA-binding protein gives MINRVILTGRLTDDPQFRYTPSGVAVVTFTLAVTRPFANQNGVREVDFIRCVAWRKQAENIANYLGKGSMVGIDGRLETGSYERNGRRTYYTQVVVDMATFLESRNASNSGEKQKGNRETSKQEKNASRRAREAFMKPPDGQGWFNDPFADNGEPIEMNDDDLPF, from the coding sequence ATGATTAACCGCGTCATTTTGACAGGACGGCTGACGGACGATCCGCAGTTTCGATATACGCCAAGCGGAGTGGCTGTTGTCACATTCACACTGGCCGTTACCCGTCCGTTTGCGAATCAAAACGGGGTGAGGGAGGTTGATTTCATTCGTTGCGTCGCGTGGCGAAAACAGGCGGAGAACATCGCAAACTATTTGGGAAAAGGAAGCATGGTTGGGATCGACGGGCGATTGGAAACGGGCAGCTATGAACGAAACGGACGGAGGACGTATTATACGCAGGTCGTGGTGGATATGGCGACATTCTTGGAGTCGCGCAACGCTTCGAATTCGGGCGAGAAGCAGAAAGGGAATAGGGAGACATCCAAACAGGAGAAAAACGCCTCTAGGAGGGCGAGAGAAGCGTTTATGAAGCCACCAGATGGACAGGGATGGTTTAATGATCCTTTTGCTGATAACGGGGAGCCGATCGAAATGAACGATGACGATTTGCCGTTTTGA